In Odocoileus virginianus isolate 20LAN1187 ecotype Illinois unplaced genomic scaffold, Ovbor_1.2 Unplaced_Contig_21, whole genome shotgun sequence, a genomic segment contains:
- the PLAC1 gene encoding placenta-specific protein 1 — MKVFELIRGLIILTSVFSACLGQNPVTVLCSTDWFMVTVHPFMLNNDVYVHFHELHLGLGCPANHVQPYAYQFTYRVTECGIRAKAISQDTVLYSTEIYYTSKHTSSKYVIPVSCTAPICSPWLTTPCSRNLTPNGEITTQNGETCYEVFTLSQSSQRPNCYCLRCVYNERGQSRAPHHQADK; from the coding sequence ATGAAAGTTTTCGAGCTGATAAGAGGGCTGATCATCCTCACCTCTGTGTTTTCAGCCTGTTTAGGACAAAATCCAGTGACTGTACTGTGCTCCACAGACTGGTTCATGGTCACGGTACACCCCTTCATGTTGAACAACGACGTATATGTGCATTTCCATGAGCTACACTTGGGCCTGGGTTGCCCTGCCAACCATGTTCAGCCATATGCCTACCAATTCACCTACCGTGTGACAGAATGTGGTATCAGGGCCAAGGCTATCTCTCAGGACACGGTTCTCTACAGCACCGAGATATACTACACTTCCAAGCATACCTCATCTAAGTATGTGATTCCAGTGTCATGCACTGCCCCGATATGTTCCCCATGGCTCACAACGCCCTGTTCCAGGAACTTGACCCccaatggagagatcacaacccAAAATGGCGAGACATGCTATGAAGTGTTCACCTTGTCACAGTCCAGCCAAAGGCCCAACTGCTATTGTCTGCGTTGTGTCTACAATGAAAGAGGGCAGAGCCGAGCCCCACATCACCAAGCAGACAAATAG